A region of Clarias gariepinus isolate MV-2021 ecotype Netherlands chromosome 25, CGAR_prim_01v2, whole genome shotgun sequence DNA encodes the following proteins:
- the mre11a gene encoding double-strand break repair protein MRE11: MTSSGNTIDDEDTFKILVATDIHLGYLEKDAVRGNDTFLTFDEIMKCAKQNDVDLVLLGGDLFHDNKPSRKALHSCMEVMRRYCMGDKPILFEIISDQAVNFGNSKFPWVNYQDENLNVSIPIFSIHGNHDDPTGADGLCALDVLSCAGLLNHFGHGRSVEKVEISPVLLQKGSTKIALYGLGSIPDERLYRMFINNQVTMLRPREDENAWFNLFVIHQNRSKHGATNYIPEQFLDDFLDLVIWGHEHECKIAPVRNEQQLFYITQPGSSVVTSLSPGEAVKKHIGLLRVKDRKMNLQKIPLHTVRQFYIQDVVLSDHSDLFSPEIPNVMQKVQAFCQQKVEEMLEEAERERLGNPLTPDKPLMRLRVDYSGGFESFNTMRFSQKFVDRVANPKDILHFTRHRESKDNVKEENIDFDLLLSRPSADVMQLRVEDLVKEYFQTAEKNMQLSLLTEQGMGKAVQEFVDKEERDAIEELINYQLEKTQRFLRDRHVEATEEKIDEEIRRFRDSKKNTAEEDEEVQEAITRARAHRDRPDAARDDDFQQLEEPAAVCMDSDEDDAPVPPVRGRGRGSRARGGRGQSSTGRGRARGAGSQASRGGRGQKPASSPAKNKSIMDAFQSQRRPRASTRSYEEVTIEDSDSEDDVSFLRTSRPTQKSSSLSSSSRRGSQSLSQSTKGVCFDEDDDDDEFDPFNTAGRQGKR; the protein is encoded by the exons ATGACGTCATCAGGGAACACCAT AGATGATGAGGACACGTTTAAGATCCTCGTTGCCACAGATATTCACCTGGGTTATCTGGAGAAGGACGCCGTCAGAGGCAACGACACGTTCCTGACGTTTGATGAGATCATGAAGTGCGCGAAACAGAATGAC GTGGACCTGGTGTTGCTGGGTGGAGATCTCTTCCATGACAACAAGCCGTCGCGTAAAGCCCTGCACAGCTGCATGGAGGTGATGCGACGGTACTGCATGGGCGATAAACCCATCCTGTTCGAGATCATCAGCGACCAGGCCGTCAACTTCGGCAACAGCAA GTTCCCGTGGGTAAATTATCAGGACGAGAACCTAAACGTTTCCATCCCCATATTTAGCATACACGGCAACCATGACGACCCAACCGGG gCTGACGGTCTGTGTGCTCTGGATGTGTTGAGTTGTGCTGGTCTCCTGAATCACTTTGGACACGGACGCTCGGTGGAGAAGGTGGAGATCAGTCCTGTACTCCTGCAGAAAGGGAGCACCAAGATCGCCCTCTATGGGCTGG GTTCAATCCCGGACGAGCGGCTGTACCGGATGTTCATTAATAACCAGGTGACGATGCTCCGCCCCCGCGAGGACGAGAACGCCTGGTTCAATCTGTTCGTCATCCATCAGAACAG gagtaAACACGGTGCCACTAACTACATCCCCGAGCAGTTTCTGGACGATTTCCTGGACCTGGTGATTTGGGGTCACGAGCACGAGTGTAAGATCGCTCCGGTGCGAAACGAGCAGCAGCTGTTCTACATCACGCAGCCGGGCAGCTCCGTCGTCACCTCGCTGTCCCCGGGGGAAGCTGTGAAaaa gcacaTCGGGTTACTCCGGGTGAAGGACAGGAAGATGAACCTGCAGAAGATCCCTCTACACACAGTGAGACAGTTCTATATCCAGGACGTGGTTCTGTCTGATCACTCGGATCTCTTCAGCCCTGAGATTCCCAACGTCATGCAGAAGGTGCAGGCGTTCTGTCAGCagaag gttgAAGAGATGTTGGAGgaggcagaaagagagagactcgGAAACCCGCTGACTCCGGACAAACCTCTCATGAGACTACGA gtggaCTACAGCGGAGGATTCGAGTCGTTTAACACGATGCGCTTCAGTCAGAAGTTTGTGGATCGAGTCGCCAACCCTAAAGACATCCTGCACTTCACACGGCACCGAGAGAGTAAAGACAACGTGAAag aggAGAATATAGACTTTGACTTGCTCCTGTCTCGGCCGTCCGCCGACGTCATGCAGTTGCGAGTCGAGGATCTCGTCAAGGAGTACTTTCAGACTGcagagaag aacATGCAGCTGTCCCTGCTGACGGAGCAGGGGATGGGTAAAGCCGTGCAGGAGTTTGTGGATAAAGAGGAACGAGACGCCATCGAGGAGCTCATCAACTACCAGCTGGAGAAAACGCAGCGCTTCCTGCGGGACCGGCACGTGGAGGCGACGGAGGAGAAGATCGACGAGGAG aTTCGCCGCTTTAGAGACTCAAAAAAGAATACAGCAGAGGAGGATGAAGAAGTGCAAGAG GCGATCACGCGGGCGAGAGCTCACAGAGACCGCCCCGATGCTGCGAGAGACGACGATTTCCAGCAGTTGGAGGAACCGGCTGCTGTCTGTATGGACTCGGACGAGGACGACGCCCCCGTGCCACCGGTTCGAGGAAGAGGGCGGGGCTCCAGGGCGAGAGGAGGGAGGGGCCAAAGCAGTACAGGGAGAGGAAGAGCGCGAG GAGCTGGATCTCAAGCAAGTAGAGGTGGGCGGGGCCAGAAACCTGCTTCAAGTCCTGCTAAAAACAAGTCGATAATGGATg CGTTCCAGTCACAGAGAAGACCCAGAGCTTCCACGAGATCCTACGAggag
- the ankrd49 gene encoding ankyrin repeat domain-containing protein 49, translating to MEFPEGFNQLELLETHGHVIPVGTDSAWDEDGDNDHDEDDDDDDDEGQHSEEWYQEQELRRRDSPAELMLWAAEKNRLCTVERLTASDPSLVNCRDDDGYTPLHRASYSGHALVVSFLLDSGADFRARTVDGWTPLHSASRWGHTHIASCLLRRGSEVNATTNGQLTALQLAAGNPGAPHMLELLLSQRTLQAGLRNSGGETAYDIALRKSAHHGLFEITEPCNNVY from the exons ATGGAGTTCCCAGAAGGCTTTAACCAGCTGGAGCTGTTAGAAACACACGGTCACGTGATCCCTGTGGGGACGGACAGCGCCTGGGACGAGGACGGGGACAATGACCATGATGAagacgacgatgatgatgatgatgaaggccAGCACAGTGAGGAGTGGTACCAAGAGCAGGAACTGAGACGGAGAGACAGTCCGGCCGAGCTGATGCTCTGGGCTGCTGAGAAGAACCGA ttgtgtacaGTGGAGCGCCTGACTGCGTCCGATCCGTCCCTGGTTAATTGCCGTGACGACGACGGGTACACGCCCCTCCACCGCGCCTCGTACAGCGGCCACGCTCTCGTCGTGTCCTTCCTCCTGGACTCGGGCGCCGATTTTCGTGCCAGGACGGTGGATGGCTGGACGCCTCTGCACAGCGCCTCCCGCTGGGGACACACCCACATTGCATCCTGTCTCCTGCGCCGGGGGTCAGAGGTCAACGCCACAACAAACGGTCAACTTACAGCCCTGCAGTTGGCGGCGGGAAACCCCGGAGCGCCGCACATGCTGGAGCTCCTGCTTTCCCAGCGCACCCTGCAGGCGGGACTGAGGAACAGCGGCGGGGAGACGGCGTACGACATCGCGCTCAGGAAATCGGCGCATCACGGGCTGTTCGAGATTACCGAGCCGTGCAACAACGTCTACTGA